The region TAGACACACTTGTTTGCTGTGAAACACTGGTCCCTCCATCAATACTGTAATTGATGTCAACGCTATTTATAGCAGTCATTCCTGCGTTTTCTAAGATGATGTTGACAGCATTATTCCCACAAGCTATGTCACCACCATTAGTGAGAAGCTCAACTAATTTTACGTCTGTATTGGGAGCAACGCGTTGGACAGCCGTTTGCCAGATACCTCTACCATAGGTTCCAGCTGTCAAGGTGTTGTCATTAGTGTTTATTTCTAGATCCCTAATATTTACATTAGGCAAGTTATTTCCAAATGATTCCCATAGTCCAGCACTTTCATCATATCGATAAGTACCTACAGTAGTCCCCACAAATAAAGGTTCGTCTACGCTTAGTGCTTGATGTACTAAAGTATTTTTACCCAAATTAGGAAGGTTACTAGTGATGTTTGAAAAGCTGGCACCTTGATTCGTACTTTTATACACTTGTCCATCAGAGAATCTAGTTGCAGCATAAACAATAGAACTATTGTTAGCATTGACTTCTAGAGCAGATATATTTTCAGGAAAGTTAAATATGCTAATAAAGTTTGCGCCAGCATCGATACTTCTATATAAAACTTCATTAACTGCAGCATAAATGACATTATCGTTATTAGGATCTATTTCTAAAACATCAATATTAGAATTGAAGGCCGGAGATACCGCAGTAAAAGATCCGCCAACAACTTTATATAACATGGAGTAACCGGCATAAATAGTTCCTCTACTATCGGTTTTCATAGGTGTGATCCAGTTCCCTTGTTCTGGACCATTTATACTGCTTGAGAGACTGTTTCCTCCATTTGTAGAAATATATAAGCCACCACCACGTTGTGTGAAGCCATATCTAATGTTGGAGTCTGTTGGATCAATCCCAGATTCCATTCCATCAGCACCATAATAATTCTTCCAAGAGCTTGCGCTTCTCGTAAAGCCACCATTATCTTGCAATCCACCTGCAATGTCTGCACTGGATTGTTTTCCTACAGCAATTCTATAAAATTGACCTATTTGTGCACTGCTAGTAAGGTCAGTAAAGCTTGCTGCTGCATTAGTGCTTCTATACACTCCACCGTCAGACAGAACAAATAACTCATTGCCAAATTGTCTTATCTGATGAATGTCTGCATGCGTATATGCCGCTTGAGAACTATTACTCCAGCTGTTGATCTTGGTAAATGAAGATCCTCCTGAGGTAGATTTCCAAACATTAAGACATCCTGTATAAATAGTTTCTGCATTAGTTGGGGAAACCTCTAGAGCTAGGTCATACCATCCTTGAGAACTTTCTAAAATATCAGTTCCCGTATCTCTTTTAGAAAAAGAAACACCATCATCGTTAGATCTATAAACACCTACAAGGGCTGCACTACTATCAATTATGAGCAAGTAAACATAACTTGAATTTGCAGGTGAAACTCCTATTACAGATCTTCCTTGATTAGTAGGTAGTCCAGAAGTGATTTGTGTCCAAGTCGCTCCTTGATTGGTAGATTTAAAGAATTGCGACAACGTAGCCATATAAATGACATTAGAATCTCCGGGTTTAAATTTGATATCCTTAACATTACCATTAAATGTTCTTGTAACCGTAGTACCAGCATCCGTAGATTTATAAAACCCACTACTAGAAGAAATGTAAATGTTGTTACTATTATTAGGGTCTATGTAGATTTCACTAATATTTCCACCCCTCGAAAATGTCAATCCAGTAGTGTTAAAGGTGGCGCCAGCATCAGTTGATTTAAGCATTCCTATACTATAGGTATCGCCTGCATCATCATCTCCAGTTCCTATATAAACAACATTAGAGTTGTTAGGGTCTACTGCAATGGCACTTGTTCCTATTTGAGAAAGAAAGTCTGTTATTGGGCTCCAAGTAGTTCCAGCGTCTGTGGATTTCCAAGCACCACCTCCAGGCGTACCCATATAATAGGTGTTGGAATTATTAGGGTCTACCACTAGCGTATTCACTCTACCTTGACCAGGTGACCAAGAACCAGTTGCTGTAAAGCTAAAGGGTCCTACAGGAACCCAGTTGGAATTATCTACTAAATTGTTTTTAAATAAATCTTGTTGGAGTTCGTTTTGTATATCTAAAGCAGACTGTAACGTACCGTCTGCCTTTACATAAGCTTCAGCTCTATCTACCCACCTCATAAAAGGTTTGTAACCACTTCCCTTTGCATCCTTATCATGAACTTGCCAGTAACTTTCTCCAGCAGCTTTTATTTCTTCATAAGTAGGTGTAACACCGTTTTTTTGAAGCATCAATTCTTGCATCCATGGAGCATCTGCCCCTAATTGTGCGATAGCAGAAGCGCTAAGAATAAATACTAAAATGCTAAATAATTTTTTCATTTGGAATTCCATTAAGGATATGCAATATAATGAGCGTTGATTACTAATTCATTAATTTAGTTAAAAACGCTATTATTTTTAACCTAAAGACATTATTTTTAGGTGTTTTGATCAACAAATCAGGTTGTTAATCGAGAATATATATAGGAATTACTCTTTTGCAGTTGTTTTTGTGTCCAGTTCATAACCCATCTGCTTCCCTTTTCTATCTCTGGATAAGCCTTCTGTCATCCATAATGGTGCGGGTGCATCTTTGAGGTAATGATCAAAGAATTGCATCATTCTTACCGATAGATCTCTTCTGTTTTTCATCTTTCTAAGGTTATGAGCCTCTTCATTATAAACCAGTAGCCAGGAGGGTTTATTTAACCTGCGCATACCCATAAACATTTCTATACCTTGATAATAAGGTACGGCACCATCTTCATCATTATGCATCATCAACAAGGGTGTTTCTATTTTAGGAATATGAAACAAAGGAGAATTTTCTATATATAAATCCAGTCCATCCCAAAGGTTTTCTCCTATTCTTGTTTGTGTTTTCTCATATTGAAAAGCCCTGCTTAAACCGCTGCCCCAACGTATGCCACCATAAGCACTCGTCATGTTAGATACTGGCGCTCCAGCCATAGCAGCTGCATATTTGTTAGTCACTGTAACCAGATAAGCGGTTTGATACCCACCCCAACTTTGACCTTGCAAAGCCATTTTACTAGAGTCTATATAGCCTAATTTTTCTACGGCTTCGGTTCCTGAAACAATACAGTTGTAAGCGCTTTGACCTGGATGCCCATCTTTGTAAACAATGTCTGGCACAAAAACCACATAATCATTGCTCGTTAGATAAGAAAAGTTAACGATACTTGCACTAGGTTGTGGAGCGTTGTAACGGTGTAATCCATCTGCAGATTTTTCATAGAAATAAACGATCAAAGGATACTTTTTCTTTGGATCAAAGTTATCTGGTTTATAAATAAGACCTTCTAAAGGTACTCCATCATAAGCCTTCCATTTAAATAGCGCTACAGTTCCCCATTTAAAGTCCTTCTGCTGCGGATTCATATCAGTCAATGGTTTTTTAACCTTTGGAGTGAGGTATTGGATATCTGGATATTCTTGAAAATTTCCAGATGTAATCAATAAAGCATTTGAGTTTTCCGCTTTCGCGAAAGCGGACACATCACGATCACTGACCTCATATAAAGGCTCTATACCATTGGCGGTTAACATCATTAACGAGCTTGCTTTTGTATTGTGATCAAAGGCAGAAAGCAATAACTTACCGTCGACATAAGTAACTAGACTAGGGTTTTCTCTATCTAAATTTTCTGTACGGTAAGTGATTTTATTTTTACGACCTGTTTTAGTTAAGTTTTCTGGAGTTAGAACACCGGTGACGTCTAGTTTCCAAACGTCGTATTTATCATAAATGAGGGCAAAACCATCGGTATCAAAACCTCCAATACCATGAGATCCTGCAAGTGCGGGATGATCGTCATCCTCATCTGCAAAACTTACTTCTACAAACTTGGTTAGATTCTTACCTATTTGTGTTTCTAGATCCATCATGTGCCAGTCTTGCGTGTCAAAATTGAAGTAGACTACATGCGTGTTATTTGGATTTCTTATCGGAGCACTTCCAGAATTATTGATGATAAATTTTTTGCTGCGGGTGTTGAGGTTCTCTACTAAATAATCTGCCCTCCATGGATATTCCCAGGATCTGGATACATCATATTTATTGGTATTTTCATAAATCACATAAGCTCCTTCCATATCCTTATCCCAGTATGTATCGCTCATATCATAATCATTGAGAAATTGAACACTGCCTTTTTCTGTATCCCAAACCACCGTTGCCGATTTGTTTTCCAGACTGGAGAAACGTGTTTTTTGCTCTGGTTGTATCATGCCATCTTTGTAATTCCATACATCTACTTGTGCGATCTCGTCTTTCATTAAAGTAGTGTCAATGGTGTACTCTATCTTAGGTTGTGTGTAGAAGATTAAACGTTTTCCGTTTTCAGAAAACACCGCTTTTCTTTGCTCTGTTAATTTCCAGCCGTCTTTGATATTACCTTCTCCATAGCCCAACTGACGAGTCAGAGAATCCCTGTCTTTTTGATAATACAATTCAAATTTGAGGGAGTCTGTTTCTGTGCTGTCCATCGCCACTTTATAGGCGAATTGCTTGCCGTACTTATCTATAGAAAGGTCTTTATAGCGCCATGCATTATTTAATAGCGTGGTAGAAGTTCGGCTGTTAGCATCGTAGTAATAAATGCCCTGATCTTTTTTCTTTTTACCTTGATTACGAGAGTAGATAAAACCAGTTCCTTCTCGAGGCATTTCATAGTGTTCAAAACTATCAATGCTGTCTTTTGTTTTAGAAACAGGCTGGTAAATTAGGAGGTAATCTTCTTCCGTGTAATCTACTTCTTTCTTTTTACCATCTTCTTTAGTCTTTTTTTTAAGCTCCTTTTTTAAACGGCGTTTTTTTTCTTTTTTGGTTTCTTTTACAGCTGTTGTGTCCTTTTTCTTTTCTTGTTTCAGGTCTTTGTACTTTTCAATGATAATAAAATCATTGCGCTTATCACTGGCTTGATATTTTTTTACTCGTTGTATAGAGTCAATGATAGTTCCAGAGGCTACTTCGTAGACCATAAAAGTATCTTTGGATTGCTTGTCCTTATCTATTTCCTTTTTTTGTTCGTTTCTCAGTTTTTGATATTCGGGTTTTTGAAGGAAATAGACGTAATTCTCATCGGCGCTTATTTGCGGATTATCGCCATTGAAAAAAGTGTGTTTGGTATCTTTTGCTAGGTTGTGAATTTCCAGATAGCCATCTCCAGCTCCGGTGGAAGTAACGACGCTTATGGCAACTAGGTTACCACTAGGAGAAATCTCTCGGCTGGAGGAGCGTTTCCATAAGTCATAATCGGCGTGAGTAAGTGCTTTTTTCTGAGCAAATGCCGTTATACAACAAGCAAAAATCAGTAAGGTCAGTAGATTTTTCATGGGTATGTATTTAAGTAGGTATTTCTAATTTTAGTGGTCTCGCAGTTGTTTTATGTAATTTTTATCCCACTCTTTTTTCATTTCGGTAAGCGAGGAAACATGATCATTAGGGACGGCTATAGAAAGCACATAATGTGCAATTTTCCACTTTCCATCTTGCATTTTCATGACACCACTGCCACGGCATATTCCCATTTGAGTATCTAACAATTCGTCAAAATAAGCCATTCCATTTAGGGCATACACATGACGTTCTAAAGAGGTAAAGGACCATGCTTTTCCTTTGTCAAAATAAGGTTGGGAATAAGCTTTGAATTCGGCAACTTGCCAGTTTTCTGTCGCGTCGGTGCCTATAAAAATAGCGTCGTCTGTCATCAGATCAAAATAGTTCTCAAAATTAGCTTGTGATGCGGCATTGTGCCAGGCATCTATAGACTGCTCCATCTCTGGAATGTTGATGGCTTTTTGAGAGGCACAACTGGAGAAGAAAATAACCGAAATAAATAATAACAACTGTTTCATAGCTCGTAAATATAAAGATTAGTAATTTTAAACCATGAAAAAACAAAAATGTGGCTGGTGCCTAGGAGATGATTTGTATGAATCTTATCACGATCAAGAATGGGGAAAACCTGTTTATGACGACCAGACCTTGTTTGAATTCCTGATTTTAGAGACCATGCAAGCAGGATTGAGCTGGATCACTATTTTACGTAAACGGCAGAATTATTTTGATGCCTTAGATCAATTTGATGTTCAGAAAATAGCTGCTTATGATCAGGAAAAGCAAGAGGAGCTTCTTCAGAACGCCGGTATTATACGCCACAAATTAAAAGTAAAATCAATTATTAATAATGCACAGCTATTTCTAGAAGTCCAGAAAGAATACGGTAGTTTTTCCAAGTTTATCTGGAGGTATGTAGATGGGAAACCCATTAACAACCAACTCCAAAATTATAAAAAAGCCTCTCCAAATACTGCGCTATCAGACCAGATTTCTAAGGATCTTAAAAAACGCGGATTCAAATTTGTTGGACCTACTATTATTTACGCCTTTATGCAAGCGACTGGAATGGTAAACGATCACGAGGTAAGCTGTTTTAGATATGATGAGGTATAGCAATTATGGATTTGTCTTGTTCTTGCTTTCACTGCGCCCTGGGGCAGTGAAGTTTATACAGGGGTAGGTCAGGGCACGATAGTGGAACCGCTACAAACTCCATTCCAACAAAAAAGGAGCGAGAAGAAAAAAATCACTTTAGATCTTTTTCCTAAGAACGCGGCCAAAGTAGTAACCGAAATAGGCCCGCCTTAATAAGCAAGCAAATAAAAAAACAACTTTATAAATATACTTTTCTCATGAATAGAGGGGATGCTCAACTAGAAATAATGCAACTCAATAGTATAGGTAGATCGAGAAGAATTTAATGTAGGTAATAGTTCTACTTCAAATAACTCAAAAACACTTCTCGATCTATCTCTACCGCACCCAGACGAGCTAAATGATCGTTATATACTTGAGCGTCTATAAGCTGGTAATCTAAAGCTTGTAATTTTTCTACTAAATACATTAAAGCGATTTTACTCGCATCAGTAGCTAGTGAGAACATGCTTTCTCCGCAAAAAATCCCTTTATCTTTTAAATCCATTCCGTACAGCCCTCCTACGAGTTCATCATCTTTAAAGACCTCAATACTTTTTGCATGACCAGATTCATGGAGTTGGGCATAAGCTTTCAACATCTCTTCATTGATCCAGGTACCGTCTTGGTCGTTTCTAGGCACGTTACCACAATGTTTCATAACAGTGGTAAAGCAAGTGTTCTCTCGCACCTCATAACCGCGATTGCGCTGGCTTTGTCGCATGGACTTGGTCACCCGCATAGGAGATGTAGATTTTAAATCAAAAATCATTCGAGGATCTGGACTCCACCAGCAAATAGGCTCTCCGTCATTATACCATGGAAAGAATCCAGAATTATAAGCAAGGAGCAATCTTTCTTGGCTTAAATCGCCACCTATAGCAGCAAGCCCATGTTCTGGAGCGTTACTAGGATCGGGAAAAATTAAAGATTTGTTTAATAAATGCAATAGAAATTGTGAATTAAGTTAGGAAATGGCCCTAAAATTACTAATATTTGAATGGTCTTCAGATTTAAATTTATTTTCATCATTGCTTTTTTTTTGATTTTGTTTGAAGACTAACCTATTAAAAATGAAAATCCCAATCTTGAGAAAGTTGGGATTTTTTTATTTTTAATATCCTAATACCATGATTCATAGGTGCGGACTTAAGTCCGCACCTATGAATCAATATTAAATGTAAAAAGCAGCAAGAAATCATCTTGCTGCTTTTGTACCTGTATCAATTAGATAATGTTCTAAAAAGGCAAGTCATCATGATCTTCATTCTTGGTATTGGATACCGGCTCGTACTCATCAAATGGCGGCACTTCTGGTGCTCCACCTGCTGGTGCGGCAGCACCTGCTTTTTCAATTCTCCATCCTGCGATAGAGTTGAAATATTTTGTTTCTCCTTGTGGCGATTGCCATTCACGACCTCTTAAGTTGATACCTATTTTTACTGGTTCACCTACGTTAAATGCGTCTAATAAGCCAGTTTTATCCTGTACAAACTCGATCATCAAGTGTTGTGGGTACTGCTCTTCGGTAGTTACTACCAATTCACGTTTTTGAAAACCGTTAGAACCAAAAGTTTTGGTTTCTCCTATCAATTTAATTTTTCCTAATACTTCCATAGTCTATAATAATAAATAGTTCCACGCAGCCAGGAGTTCCCCTTTTGCGATGAGCTCTTTAGCTCGATTGTGTTTATCTGTTGTAGAGAGGTTGAATAACTGTTCCGCTTTCGCGAAAGCTACCACTTCTTCCTGCTCAGGTACTCGTTCTACATTTCCTAGTTTACCAAGATCGTTTCCGGTAAGGATATCGCTTTGTCTAGCATGTTCTGGTAGCGCATCAACGCCTACACCTAGAGTTGCCAAAGGTTTAGGAACCTCAAACATAGCGTCTTTAGAACGGCAGTACCAGTTACCACCCATTCTTGCAACCGTATCGATTTTAAAAGGGTCGATCTTGTTGTACTCGTCTAACACGTTGTCATTCACATGTACCATGACCACTTCACAAATGATGAGGTTACCAGCGCCACCTTCCTGACCTAATTCTACGATTTCTTTTACTTTACACTCAAATTGTACGGGGCTTTCGGCCACTCGAGGCGGCGCGACTATATCACTTTTTGCCTCTGTAAGACCCGCTTTTTCAAACTCATTAACACCTTCTCCATATTCTGTGCTGGATAATGACATTTGTTGAACAATGTCATAGTTTACAATGTTGATCACCACTTCTCCTGTAGCTTTGGCATTCAATAAGGTGTGTTTTACCGAGTTATCTCGTACCCGGCGCGCAGGAGAAAAAATCATCACTGGCGGATTTGCACTAAAAACATTAAAAAAGGAATAGGGTGATAAGTTCACCTTTCCATTTGCGTCCACAGTACTAGCAAAAGCTATAGGTCGCGGTTGAACGGCTCCTAGCATAATGCTATGGAGTTGAGCTGTTTCTATGTCTTTAGGATTGAGTTTCAAGGCGTTTTTTTGATAAGATACAAAGGTAAGATTTATAGAATAGAATTCAGAATAATGTTTTTTAAAATGATGAAATACTCGAAAGGGGAGGTTTTTAGAAGGGGGTGCTTGAAAACAGAAGCTCATATTCCTCAACCATTTTGGCAATCCTGTACTGAGTTGACCCAAGTGATCCCTACACAGCCTCATGGGTACGGGAACAAAATTTAACCATTTCAAGTTCAAAAGAAACCTACCTTTTAGGCATAGGGAAAATTTTCCTACTTTTTTCTTAACTTTCCAACTCTGCAAAAACCAACCAACCATGAGACCTAAATCTCACCTCACCTCAGCCTTCTCATTTCTAGTAATTATTTTGATGATTTGGTATGCCTTTCAAAGTCAGACACCATCTTCTCAAGTAAAAGAGAATTTACCAACGACCGAATGGTCAACTGCTAGAGCATTGCAACATGTAAAGGCTATCTCGCTAAAACCTCATTATGTAGGAAGTAAAGCTCATAATGAAGTTAGAGATTATATAAAGGGGGAACTTCAAAAAATGGGACTGGAAGTTTCCACACAAAAAGGCTACGATATTAGCAGCAACGGGAACATGTCTCAGCCAGAAAATATAATAGCTCGTATCAAAGGAACCGATGCTAACAATAAAGCATTGGTGTTATTAAGTCACTATGATAGTGATCCACATTCCAGCAAAGGTGCTAGCGATGCGGCAAGTGGTGTGGCAACAATTTTGGAAGGAGTAAGAGCTTTTCTAGCACAAAATAAACAGCCTAAAAACGATATCATTATCTGTATTACAGACGGTGAAGAGCTAGGACTTAATGGGGCCAGTCTCTTTGTAAGAGAACATCCTTGGGCAAATAGTGTAGGTTTTGTACTCAACTTTGAAGCTCGCGGTAGTGGAGGTCCTAGCTATATGCTGGTGGAGACTAATGGTGGTAATCGCAAGATTATAGAAGAATTTATGGCAGCTGGAACAGATTATCCAGTGGCACATTCTCTCGCATACAGCATCTATCAAATGATTCCTAACAGTACAGATCTTACGGCTTTTAGACAAGATGGCGATATCAATGGTCTTAATTTTGCATTTATAGGAGACCATTTTGATTACCACACAGAGTTAGATAATTACGAACGCTTGGATCGAAACACCCTAGCGCACCAAGGTTCTTATTTGATGCCTTTGTTGATTCACTTTAGCGATTTAGACATGACCGATCGCATGATGGCAGAAAAAGGAGATGACCTGGTGTACTTCCCTATGCCCTTGGTTAAAATGCTTAGTTTTCCGTTCAGCTGGCTGGCTGCGATGATAATTATAAGTGGTTTGTTATTGCTGTTTTTAATCATCTTAGGAATCCGCAAAAGGCGCATGAGCATGAAACATCTTTTGGCAGGTTTTATACCGTTCTTGGGAAGCATGATCATCGGTTATTTATGGAGCAACTACGGTTGGGCAGCTGTAAAGTTCAATGATTTTTATATAGATCAACATCATGGTTTTCCATATAATGGGTATTGGTTGATCGCCACAGCTGCATTTGCTGCTGTGAGTATTTGCTTTTTCTTGTATCACAAATTTTATGATCGCGACCGTATTGCTAGCTTGAGTGTGGCTCCTTTATTTTTATTATGGGTGATCTCTTTGGCAGTGGCTTTTCCAGTGGGGAATGCAGGCTTGATTCCAGGGGTATATCTAGGGGGTGCCGGTTACTTTGTAGTACCTCTATTTGCCGGATTGATCATGTTATGGCTTAATATTTATCAAAAACGACCTAGTTATATTTTATTGTTATTACTCGCCGTTCCTGCTGTTTTTGTTTTCGCTCCATTTATAACCGCCTTTCCAGTTGCTTTAGGAATGAGTATTCTTTTTGTCGCTGCTGTTTTGAGTACGTTGTTATTTGGTTTATTGATTCCTATTATAGGACATTACCGCAAGAAAGGATTGTTGGCATTTGGCTCGTTGATCGTTACTTTAGTTTGTTTGTGTTTCGCTTTCGCGAAAGCGGAATACTCACCAACCCAACCCCAACCTACTAGCCTGATCTACTTGCAAGACCAAGACGCCAAAACAGCTCAATGGGCCACTTATGACAGCGCCTTGTCAGATTGGACCAAGGAAAAATTAGGCGAAAAACCTCAATTAGCTCGGGAACTGAACGAAAACTCCATCGATTCCAAATACGGCACCGGGTTCTCTTATGCGGCAAATACCGATTATAAAGAATTGCCAGAAGTGAAGATCGAGGTCATGAGCGATACCGCTGTAAATGGTTTGCGTACGGTAAAATTTAAAGTCAGCAGTGAAAGCATCGTACATCGTTATGAGGTCTTTGCAGATTCTAAATATGTATTCGAAAAAGCCGTGGTCAATGGTTTGGAAATTCAGGCTACAGGGAAGACTAAAAAACCATTTGGCAACCGATGGGGAAATCGCATGTTGAGTTATTACGTGAGCGATAACGCGGCTCTAGAAATGGAAATGACTTTTGACGCTGGTGTAGAACCAGAACTGATCATTTATGCAGCCTCCTTTGATTTATTAGGTCAAAAAGAAATGCAGGTCAGCAAGCGACCGCTGGATCAAATGTCCATGCCGTTTGTTTTAAATGATGCGGTGCTTAGAAAAAGAACCCTTTCATTACTTCAACAGCAAACAGAAGTAATACAGGAAAATGGCGAATAAAATTATAGGGATATTAGGATGTGGTTGGTTGGGTTTTGATCTTGCTTTACAACTAAAAAAGCAAGCTTACCAAGTAAGAGGTACGTCTAGAACGGATGAAAAGTTACTACAGCTTTCAGAAAAGGGGATTCACGCTTTTAAGATCGACCTTCAAGAAGATAAAATCTATGGCGATGTTCAAGGTTTTTTAGAGGGATTGGATGTTTTGGTGATTGACATACCGCCAGGCTTGCGTCAAAATCCAGAAAGCGATTTTGCCTTTAGGATCCAGCTGTTCATGAGATTTGTTCAAGCATATGAAATCAACAAGGTTCTTTTTATTTCATCCACATCCGTTTTTGAAGACTTGGAAGAATTGCCTACTTACGATGAACATGCGCTGCCCAATGCCACAAGTAATAATGGTAAAAAAATCATCGCTGCAGAGCAAGTGGTTCAAGAAATGGCACATCAATCTACCATTATCAGACCTTGTGGCCTGATAGGTGGTGATCGGCATCCTGTTAAAATGCTGGCAGGAAGAAAAGGAATTAAAAATCCTGAGGCACCCATAAATCTAGTGACACGAGATCATGTGAATGCCATTATTATAAAAGTGATCGCAGGCACACTTGATGCTCCAGTAATTCACGCCGTTAGTGAACCACATATAAGTCGGGAAGCATATTATCAAAACGCTGCTCAAGAATTTGGATTAGAAGCTCCGATTTTTGAGAAGGATGCAAATAGTGTTGGGAAGAAGATCACAACTGTATTTCCCTTAGGGGAATAAGTGGATTTCAATGTATAAAGCTTTCCCCTTTTTGAAAGGGGAACATTTAATTCGTGTACGAATTAAATAAGGGGTTTGCAGAGCTGGAATCGATCTAGAAATCCCTTTTTAAAGAAAGATTCAAACATCGTGTCAAACCCTTTTGGTTAGCAACAAAGTTGCTTAACCTTTTTTCCCTTCTTCTGAAGGGAAATGCTTTTACATTATTTTGAAAAAGAAGACTTTTGCACCTTGTTTTAAACAAACAACTATTCTTATAACTTAGAGTTTTAAATAAACAAAGAATCCGTAGTTTCAACTGGTGAAAAAATTCTTCTACAAACATAAAATCAAACTCAGCATACTGACCCTGTTGCTGGTTTGGTACGCCTTGTGTTTACCAGATCGATTGTTTGATGTTCCTTATTCTACCGTTATAGAAAGTAGGGACGGCAGACTGCTTGATGCACATATTGCCAAAGATGAGCAATGGCGTTTTCCTGCGGTCGATAGTGTGCCTTACCGTTACAAACAATGTGTGTTGCAATTTGAAGATGCTTATTTCTATGATCACCCAGGATTCAATCCAGTTGCTATAGGAAAAGCATTAGCTGATAATATCTCGGCTGGAAAAGTAGTGCGTGGAGGCAGTACCATTACACAGCAAGTGATCCGACTATCGCGTAAAAAGGACCGTAACTACTACGAGAAGTTGATTGAATTGATCTGGGCTACGAGATTAGAACTCCGACTTTCAAAGGAAGAAATTCTAGAACTCTACGCTTCTCACGCGCCTTATGGAGGTAACGTAGTTGGTCTGGATATGGCGGCTTGGCGTTATTTTGGGAGAAAATCCCACGAACTCAGTTGGGCCGAAAGTGCTACACTGGCGGTTTTGCCCAATGCACCTGGACTGGTTTATCCGGGAAAAAGGGAGCGCTTACTCAAAGAAAAGCGCGATCAAGTATTGCTAAAGCTCCAAGAGGAAAACATCATTAGTCCTATGGATTACGAGCTCGCCATATCTGAACAGGTACCGATTCAAGATTTTAGACTGCCCCAACTCGCACCGCATTTATTGCAACGAGCCAATAAAGAATACGGGACTCAAAAATTACGCACAAGCATTGATTATGAGATGCAGGAAACGGTCAACCGCATCGTGAAGAACCATCACAACCTACTTCAGCAAAATGGGGTGAATAACCTCGCTATGCTGGTTCTGGATGTGGAAACCCAAACCGTTGCTGCCTATGTAGGGAATGCTCCTACGAGCAGAGAACACAGTAAG is a window of Nonlabens sp. MB-3u-79 DNA encoding:
- a CDS encoding DNA-3-methyladenine glycosylase I; translation: MKKQKCGWCLGDDLYESYHDQEWGKPVYDDQTLFEFLILETMQAGLSWITILRKRQNYFDALDQFDVQKIAAYDQEKQEELLQNAGIIRHKLKVKSIINNAQLFLEVQKEYGSFSKFIWRYVDGKPINNQLQNYKKASPNTALSDQISKDLKKRGFKFVGPTIIYAFMQATGMVNDHEVSCFRYDEV
- the aat gene encoding leucyl/phenylalanyl-tRNA--protein transferase — protein: MHLLNKSLIFPDPSNAPEHGLAAIGGDLSQERLLLAYNSGFFPWYNDGEPICWWSPDPRMIFDLKSTSPMRVTKSMRQSQRNRGYEVRENTCFTTVMKHCGNVPRNDQDGTWINEEMLKAYAQLHESGHAKSIEVFKDDELVGGLYGMDLKDKGIFCGESMFSLATDASKIALMYLVEKLQALDYQLIDAQVYNDHLARLGAVEIDREVFLSYLK
- a CDS encoding DUF3127 domain-containing protein, whose product is MEVLGKIKLIGETKTFGSNGFQKRELVVTTEEQYPQHLMIEFVQDKTGLLDAFNVGEPVKIGINLRGREWQSPQGETKYFNSIAGWRIEKAGAAAPAGGAPEVPPFDEYEPVSNTKNEDHDDLPF
- a CDS encoding flavin reductase family protein — its product is MKLNPKDIETAQLHSIMLGAVQPRPIAFASTVDANGKVNLSPYSFFNVFSANPPVMIFSPARRVRDNSVKHTLLNAKATGEVVINIVNYDIVQQMSLSSTEYGEGVNEFEKAGLTEAKSDIVAPPRVAESPVQFECKVKEIVELGQEGGAGNLIICEVVMVHVNDNVLDEYNKIDPFKIDTVARMGGNWYCRSKDAMFEVPKPLATLGVGVDALPEHARQSDILTGNDLGKLGNVERVPEQEEVVAFAKAEQLFNLSTTDKHNRAKELIAKGELLAAWNYLLL
- a CDS encoding M28 family peptidase — translated: MRPKSHLTSAFSFLVIILMIWYAFQSQTPSSQVKENLPTTEWSTARALQHVKAISLKPHYVGSKAHNEVRDYIKGELQKMGLEVSTQKGYDISSNGNMSQPENIIARIKGTDANNKALVLLSHYDSDPHSSKGASDAASGVATILEGVRAFLAQNKQPKNDIIICITDGEELGLNGASLFVREHPWANSVGFVLNFEARGSGGPSYMLVETNGGNRKIIEEFMAAGTDYPVAHSLAYSIYQMIPNSTDLTAFRQDGDINGLNFAFIGDHFDYHTELDNYERLDRNTLAHQGSYLMPLLIHFSDLDMTDRMMAEKGDDLVYFPMPLVKMLSFPFSWLAAMIIISGLLLLFLIILGIRKRRMSMKHLLAGFIPFLGSMIIGYLWSNYGWAAVKFNDFYIDQHHGFPYNGYWLIATAAFAAVSICFFLYHKFYDRDRIASLSVAPLFLLWVISLAVAFPVGNAGLIPGVYLGGAGYFVVPLFAGLIMLWLNIYQKRPSYILLLLLAVPAVFVFAPFITAFPVALGMSILFVAAVLSTLLFGLLIPIIGHYRKKGLLAFGSLIVTLVCLCFAFAKAEYSPTQPQPTSLIYLQDQDAKTAQWATYDSALSDWTKEKLGEKPQLARELNENSIDSKYGTGFSYAANTDYKELPEVKIEVMSDTAVNGLRTVKFKVSSESIVHRYEVFADSKYVFEKAVVNGLEIQATGKTKKPFGNRWGNRMLSYYVSDNAALEMEMTFDAGVEPELIIYAASFDLLGQKEMQVSKRPLDQMSMPFVLNDAVLRKRTLSLLQQQTEVIQENGE
- a CDS encoding NAD(P)H-binding protein, with the protein product MANKIIGILGCGWLGFDLALQLKKQAYQVRGTSRTDEKLLQLSEKGIHAFKIDLQEDKIYGDVQGFLEGLDVLVIDIPPGLRQNPESDFAFRIQLFMRFVQAYEINKVLFISSTSVFEDLEELPTYDEHALPNATSNNGKKIIAAEQVVQEMAHQSTIIRPCGLIGGDRHPVKMLAGRKGIKNPEAPINLVTRDHVNAIIIKVIAGTLDAPVIHAVSEPHISREAYYQNAAQEFGLEAPIFEKDANSVGKKITTVFPLGE